The nucleotide sequence ATCATTGGCGGTCCGGTCGCCGCCCATCAGGTCGCTGAGCAACCCTGCCACCGAAACCAGCCCACCGCCATTATAGCGGACGTCGATGATCAGGTCGCGCACGCCTTCTGCGCGGAACCTGGCGAACGCCTGTCGCAATGCCGGTTCCGCCGGGTTGATGAAGGTGCGCAGATTGACATAGCCGACCTTGCCATTTGCTCCGTCGAGAATCCGCACGCCGTTGCGCGGGGAGACGGGCGCGACGTCGTAGCTCCGCGCCGTCAGCGTCACTTCGCGCGTGCCGTTCGCATCGGTCACACGCAGCACGCGCATCGTGCCCGCCGTCGACGCTCCCAATGCGGCGTCCAGCCCGCCAAGCCCTTCGTTGGCGATGATATCCGACACACTGCGAAGCGCGTTCGCCGAATTGCCGATGGCGACGATTTCGGTGCCGCGATCCAGCCCCGCATCGAGCGCTGGAGCGCCTTCGAACGCCTCAAGCACGCCAACGCGGCGGCTTGCGGTATCGACGCCCAGGCGAAAGCCGAACCCGGCACTTTCACCCGATTCGTAGAAGGCATTTTCTGCCGCGATCGAGGTCACATAGGTAAAGAAGCGATCGCGCCCCTGCCCGCGTGCCGTCGCGGTCAGGGCATCGACCCACGCATCCAGACTGCCGACGCTGGCGGGGTTGGGCGCGGCCGGTAGCGTTTCGGGAAACAGATACCATTCGCGAAGCTGCGCCAGCACCCAATCCTGCCGCGCGCCAAGGGTACAGGCCACAGGCTCGGGCGTAGGCGTGGGGGTCGGAGTAGGCGTGGGCGTGGGTGTAACCACCGGCGTGGTCGGCGCCGTGGTACTGCCGCCCCCGCCCCCGCCACCACAGGCGGAAAGCATGGCGGAAATGGCGACGACACTCGTCGCGCGAACGCGGAAGCGACTGAACATGCTGGACAACATGACAAGCGTTTCTGCGATTGTCAGCCCGAATTGCGCGGCCGGATCGTACCGACCGCGCAAAAATCGTCAGATGTGTAGTGCGCGCCCATAAGCGGCCAGTACGCTTTCGTGCATCATTTCGCTGAGCGTCGGGTGCGGGAACACCGTCTGCATCAACTCGGCCTCGGTCGTCTCCAGCTGCTTGCCCACGGTATAACCCTGGATCAACTCGGTCACTTCGGCGCCGACCATGTGCGCGCCCAGCAATTCGCCGGTCTTGGCGTCGAAGACGGTCTTGATGAAGCCTTCCGCCTCGCCCAGCGCGATCGCCTTGCCGTTGCCGATGAATGGGAAGGTCCCCGCCTTGACCTCGTAACCCGCTTCCTTGGCCTTGGCTTCGGTCAGGCCGACGCTGGCGACCTGCGGGTGGCAATAGGTGCAGCCCGGAATGTTGCGGACATCCATGGCATGCGGGTGCACGTCCTTGTTGCCCAGCGCCTGGGCAATCGCCTCGGCCGCGATCACGCCCTCATGGCTGGCCTTGTGTGCCAGCCACGGCGGCGCGGTGATGTCGCCGATCGCCCACAGCCCGTCGACATTTGTGCGGCACATCGGATCGGTCTTCAGGAAACCGCGCTCGTTGGTCTCGACCTTCAACGTGTCGAGGCCAAGGTTCTCGGTGTTGGGCACGATACCGATGGCGACGATGACGTGGCTGAACGTCTCGGTCGATTCCTTGCCGGTCTTGTCCTTCAGCTTGACCGACACGCCATCGGCGCCCGGCTTCAGGTCGCTGATGCCCGCCTTGGTCATGATCTTCATGCCCTGCTTGGTCAGCGATTTTTCAAGGAAGGCCGACACGTCGGCGTCCTCGACCGGCACGATGCGGTCCATCATCTCAACGACGGTCACGTCGGCGCCCATGTCGTTGTAGAAGCTGGCAAATTCGATTCCGATCGCGCCCGATCCGATGACCAGCAGCTTCTTCGGCATTTCCGCCGGGGTCATGGCGTGGCGATAGGTCCAGACGCGCTTGCCGTCGGCGGGCGTCCCGGGCAGGTCGCGGGCGCGCGCGCCGGTTGCCAGGATGATGTGCTTGGCCGACAATTCGGTGGTCTTGCCGTCCTTGTCCTTGACCGACAGCTTGCACTTCCCGGTCAGCTTGCCCTCACCCATGTGCACGGCGATCTTGTTCTTCTTCATCAGGTGCGTGACACCCTGATTCAGCTGCTTGGCGACCCCGCGTGAGCGCTTGACCACCGCTTCCAGATCGGCGCTGATGCCCTGTGCAGCCAGGCCATAATCCTTGGCGTGCTGCATATAGTGGAAGATCTCGGCCGAACGCAGCAGCGCCTTGGTCGGGATACAGCCCCAGTTGAGGCAGATGCCGCCCAGACTC is from Sphingomonas sp. IW22 and encodes:
- the lpdA gene encoding dihydrolipoyl dehydrogenase; translated protein: MADTYDLIVLGSGPGGYVAAIRAAQLGLKTAIVERESLGGICLNWGCIPTKALLRSAEIFHYMQHAKDYGLAAQGISADLEAVVKRSRGVAKQLNQGVTHLMKKNKIAVHMGEGKLTGKCKLSVKDKDGKTTELSAKHIILATGARARDLPGTPADGKRVWTYRHAMTPAEMPKKLLVIGSGAIGIEFASFYNDMGADVTVVEMMDRIVPVEDADVSAFLEKSLTKQGMKIMTKAGISDLKPGADGVSVKLKDKTGKESTETFSHVIVAIGIVPNTENLGLDTLKVETNERGFLKTDPMCRTNVDGLWAIGDITAPPWLAHKASHEGVIAAEAIAQALGNKDVHPHAMDVRNIPGCTYCHPQVASVGLTEAKAKEAGYEVKAGTFPFIGNGKAIALGEAEGFIKTVFDAKTGELLGAHMVGAEVTELIQGYTVGKQLETTEAELMQTVFPHPTLSEMMHESVLAAYGRALHI
- a CDS encoding S41 family peptidase, which gives rise to MFSRFRVRATSVVAISAMLSACGGGGGGGSTTAPTTPVVTPTPTPTPTPTPTPEPVACTLGARQDWVLAQLREWYLFPETLPAAPNPASVGSLDAWVDALTATARGQGRDRFFTYVTSIAAENAFYESGESAGFGFRLGVDTASRRVGVLEAFEGAPALDAGLDRGTEIVAIGNSANALRSVSDIIANEGLGGLDAALGASTAGTMRVLRVTDANGTREVTLTARSYDVAPVSPRNGVRILDGANGKVGYVNLRTFINPAEPALRQAFARFRAEGVRDLIIDVRYNGGGLVSVAGLLSDLMGGDRTANDVQSRITYRPEKAANNRVRYFAPQAESIGPRRIAFIATNGTASASELAINNFIPYLAEDVALIGTNTFGKPVGQIALDRPECDDRLRVVAFTTRNSDNQGDYYAGMEPLVRASCQAADDSAYPMGDPQESSTRAALDFIAGRSCTPIGPGVAALSASATRNGVGTKRQLLSPAKPTPAQREVPGLF